One window of Clarias gariepinus isolate MV-2021 ecotype Netherlands chromosome 21, CGAR_prim_01v2, whole genome shotgun sequence genomic DNA carries:
- the LOC128509771 gene encoding histone H1.4-like has product MARTRRRRAVSTARARKRRSRSRRRKAGPRIPNLILNAVAASHEPKGVSLVALKKALAGRGYDVKKNNSRVNLALRSLVRRGLLVQTGRAGARRSFKVSSRAAMRRRRPVRRRRRATRRAPRRVRRRRRRRAKRRSAKRMTMRRRRKVRGARRKAAKRRRSTVRRRRRRRRAARK; this is encoded by the coding sequence ATGGCACGGACCAGAAGAAGACGGGCAGTCTCCACTGCCAGAGCGAGGAAAAGGAGATCCAGATCAAGGCGGAGGAAGGCCGGCCCGAGGATTCCAAATCTTATTTTAAATGCCGTGGCTGCGTCTCACGAGCCCAAAGGCGTGTCTCTGGTCGCGCTAAAAAAGGCGCTCGCGGGCCGCGGGTACGATGTTAAAAAGAACAATTCTCGTGTCAACCTCGCGCTCAGATCGCTCGTTAGGAGAGGTTTGCTCGTGCAGACCGGAAGGGCCGGAGCGCGCAGGTCGTTTAAGGTGAGCAGTCGCGCTgcgatgaggaggaggaggccaGTCAGGAGGCGTAGAAGAGCTACTAGAAGGGCACCCAGgagagtgaggaggaggaggcggagGAGGGCGAAGAGACGTTCAGCAAAGAGAATGACCATGAGGCGAAGAAGGAAGGTGAGAGGAGCGAGGCGTAAAGCCGCAAAACGCAGAAGGTCCACggtcaggaggaggaggaggaggagaagagctGCCAGGAAGTAG